Sequence from the Bacillota bacterium genome:
CGCTACACCGCGAGGCACTCCCAGATGCCCCACGCGCACGTGCGCCTGCTCCGCCTGCTTCGCGATGAAGCCTGTGACGGCGTTCCGTTCTTTGGGTAACGGCACGACGGGCAATCGGGGTTGGGAACCGTTCCAGTTGCCCAACAACCGGCGTATCTCCTGCAGGACTGCATCACGCTGGACATCGCCCGTGACGGCAATCCATAGGTTGCGGGGCGTTACCAGCCTTCGGTGCCATTCCAGCAGGTCACGGCGGGTAATCTTTTGCACCGTCTGCACAGAAGGTAACCTTCCCAGCGGATGGTTCACCCCGTACACCAGTCCGGCGAACTCCCTGCTGGCGATGCCCGCGATATCGTCGTTACGCCGTCGGATTTCCTCTACCGTACGCGCCTTCGCCAGGTTCACCTGCTCCTTGCGAAACGCCGGGGTTCGCACCAGCTCCGCCAGCAGGCTCAATCCTTTGCGCCAGTCCCGTGCCAGTGTGGAAAGGGAGATGCTCATCGTATCTCCCTCATCGGCAACGTCCAGTATCGCCGCCATATCCTCAATCGCCGTGTGGAACGCCTCTGGCGAACGGGCAACTGTTCCGCCGTTGCGCCATGCCCGTGCGAAGACGATGCTCAGCCCTGCCTTCTCTGCGGGCTCGTACAGCCGCCCCGCTCGCAGGCGCACCTCCACATCTACCAGCGGCAGGTCATGGTCTTCCAGCACATACAGCACAATGCCGTTGGGCAGGACGATGCGCTCCGCTTTCGGCAGGGAGTACTGCAGCGGAGGATACTCGATGCCCGCTGGAGGTAGCGCGCAGGCAATCGCTGACAGACATAACATCCACACCGTAAACGCCACGTTTCTCATCGGCCTGCCTCCGGTGCGGGTTGCAGCACCGCAATGGTGCAGTTATCTTTCTGCAGGTACTGGCGCGCCACACGCATCACGTCCTGAGCGGTCACTTTGCGCACACGCTCCGCAAAGCGAAACAGCTCGCGCCAGTCACCAAGCACTGCATCCGCCCATAGCAGCTGCGTCGCCATGCCCTCATTGGAACGCAGTTGTCGAATGAGGTCTGCCTCCGCCCATGTGCGCATCCGGTTCAGCTCAGCCTGGCTGACCGGCTGGGTGCGCAATCGTTCTATCTCACGCCAGATAGCTTGCTCCAGCTCCTGCACGGTGTGCGGATGACGGGGTACAGCGTCGATGACGAAAAGGTTCGGGTAGCGGTCGCCCGGAGCGGAGTAGGCAGCCACGCTCAGCGCGATTTTCTGCTTCTCTACCAGCTCGCGGTACAGGCGCGAGGTGCGCCCCCGCGTCAGAATGCCCTGTATCACCTCGAACACCACATCGTCATCGTGGGGTGCGCTGGGCTTGTGGAAGCCCATCAGCATCTGTGGGTTCGCAGGCATCTTCACCACCACGCGCCGAACGCCTCGCTGAGGGGGTTCTTCCGGAATGCGCCTTTCCGGCAGGGGTTGCGCGGGAATGCTCCCGAAGTATTTCTCCAACAGCGCAATGACCCGCTCCGGCTCTACGTCTCCCACCACTGCCAGCCACGTGTTGTTTGGTGCGTAGAAGGCGCGGAAAAAGCGGTCGATATCTGCCGTGCGCAGGCGCGAAACGTCCGACTCCCAGCCAATCACGGGGTTGCGGTAAGGATGCACCAGAAAAGCGGTTGCCAGAAAAGCCTCCCACAGCGCACCTTCGGGGCTATCGTCCACGCTCTGACGACGCTCTTCCAGCACCACGTCGCGCTCCTGATAGAACTGCCTCCAGACGGGGTTACTCATCTGGTCCGCCTGCATCCGTGCCGCCAGCTCCAGACGATTTGCTGGCACGCTGACGGTGTACACGGTTACATCATTGGATGTCCATGCATTCGTGCCGGGGCTGCCCGCCCGCTCGAAGATTCGGTCGTACTCCTGCGGGATGAGCCACTGGCTCACCTGTTCCAGCAGATCCTGTTCGCGCTGGCGCAGTTGGGCGATGCGCTGTTTATCTGCGCGTTCGCCTTTGGCGCGTTCCGCTTCCAGCTCGTCGTGCAAGCGTTCTATCTCGTCCCAAATGGGTTTCTCCTTCTCGTAGTCGCGCGTGCCGATGGTGGTCGTGCCCTTGAAAAGCATGTGTTCCAGCAGGTGCGTCACGCCAGTGCGTCCGCTTTCCTCGTCCACGCCTCCCACACGGTGCAGGATATAGAACGCACAGGTGGGAGACTGTTTGCGGGGCAGGATCAGCACGCGAAGCCCGTTCGACAGCCGATGCTCCACCACGCGCTCGGCGAAGCTGGTCTGGGCGTGAGCGATGCTGGCGAACAAAAAAAGCAGCATGGCTATGGCATGAACGAGACCCCTTCTCAGCATACCTCTCCTCCTGACAGCTCCTGTCGCAGTTGCCAGATTACCTGCGTGCTTTTCATCTCTCTATCCAGATGATACCTCAGATGCAGATGCACCGCGCGTTCCAGCTCACCCGCTGCCGCTTCGCCCGGGAAGTGTGCCTCGCCGCCAGCGTTCACCACGCGCCAGGTG
This genomic interval carries:
- a CDS encoding insulinase family protein, producing the protein MRNVAFTVWMLCLSAIACALPPAGIEYPPLQYSLPKAERIVLPNGIVLYVLEDHDLPLVDVEVRLRAGRLYEPAEKAGLSIVFARAWRNGGTVARSPEAFHTAIEDMAAILDVADEGDTMSISLSTLARDWRKGLSLLAELVRTPAFRKEQVNLAKARTVEEIRRRNDDIAGIASREFAGLVYGVNHPLGRLPSVQTVQKITRRDLLEWHRRLVTPRNLWIAVTGDVQRDAVLQEIRRLLGNWNGSQPRLPVVPLPKERNAVTGFIAKQAEQAHVRVGHLGVPRGVAERAALDVLNYILGGSFTSRLTQEIRDRRGLAYAVWSSFAPANPVGLFVMGCQTKSESAEEVIRLMKEQARRLTEEPPGQEELQQAKESLVNSFVFRFPTAHDAVVAQMLLEIHGLPRDTYDTYIQRVEAVTAQDVLHAARKYVHLDRLHVLVVGDGKKLVKLAAQAERLQAR
- a CDS encoding insulinase family protein — translated: MLRRGLVHAIAMLLFLFASIAHAQTSFAERVVEHRLSNGLRVLILPRKQSPTCAFYILHRVGGVDEESGRTGVTHLLEHMLFKGTTTIGTRDYEKEKPIWDEIERLHDELEAERAKGERADKQRIAQLRQREQDLLEQVSQWLIPQEYDRIFERAGSPGTNAWTSNDVTVYTVSVPANRLELAARMQADQMSNPVWRQFYQERDVVLEERRQSVDDSPEGALWEAFLATAFLVHPYRNPVIGWESDVSRLRTADIDRFFRAFYAPNNTWLAVVGDVEPERVIALLEKYFGSIPAQPLPERRIPEEPPQRGVRRVVVKMPANPQMLMGFHKPSAPHDDDVVFEVIQGILTRGRTSRLYRELVEKQKIALSVAAYSAPGDRYPNLFVIDAVPRHPHTVQELEQAIWREIERLRTQPVSQAELNRMRTWAEADLIRQLRSNEGMATQLLWADAVLGDWRELFRFAERVRKVTAQDVMRVARQYLQKDNCTIAVLQPAPEAGR